Proteins encoded in a region of the Misgurnus anguillicaudatus chromosome 9, ASM2758022v2, whole genome shotgun sequence genome:
- the LOC129423094 gene encoding E3 ubiquitin-protein ligase TRIM39, whose translation MASKSFSEEDFSCPVCCDIFTNPVLLSCSHSICKDCIQRFWESKGSKDCPVCRRRSSKDEPPLNLALKNLCETFLKERSQRSSSVCHLHNEKLKLFCLDDQQPVCLVCRDSRTHNNHKFCPVDEAVIDKKEKLKTALKSLQEKLEIFEEFKQNLDETAEHIKIQAERTEKQIHEEFEKLHQLLHDEESVRITALREEEEQKSQMMKEKIEKMSSEISSLSHTIRVIEKQMTAEDVSFLQDFKSTMERVQCRTSDPEDISGMMINVAKHLSNLKFTVIHKMKEKVEYIPVTLDPNTADRRLLLSDDLTSVRLSKDAALLPDNPERFVVSKCVLGSESFNSGIHCWDVQVGDNTFWCLGVMTESAERKKSIFSSSGIWCVRYFSGKYASVITPGPSLLPVKVKLERIRVELDYERGKLSFSDPLTNTHIHTFTHTFTERVYPWFYVWCNISPLVILPVKSSEKL comes from the exons ATGGCATCTAAAAGTTTTTCTGAGGAGGATTTTTCTTGTCCTGTGTGCTGTGATATTTTTACAAATCCTGTTTTGTTGTCTTGTAGTCACAGTATCTGTAAAGACTGTATTCAGAGATTCTGGGAAAGTAAAGGATCTAAAGATTGTCCAGTTTGCAGAAGAAGATCTTCAAAGGATGAACCTCCATTGAATTTAGCTTTGAAGAACTTGTGTGAGACTTTCTTAAAGGAGAGAAGTCAGAGATCTTCATCAGTTTGTCATCTTCACAATGAGAAACTCAAACTCTTCTGTCTGGATGATCAACAGCCGGTGTGTTTGGTGTGTCGAGACTCCAGAACTCACAACAACCACAAATTCTGTCCTGTCGATGAAGCTGTCATTGATAAAAAG GAGAAACtcaaaactgcattaaaatccTTACAGGAGAAACTGGAAATATTTGAGGAGTTTAAACAGAATTTGGATGAAACTGCAGAACATATAAAG ATTCAGGCTGAACGCACAGAGAAGCAGATTCATGAAGAGTTTGAGAAACTTCACCAACTTCTACATGATGAAGAATCAGTCAGAATAACAGCACTGAGAGAGGAAGAGGAGCAGAAGAGTCAGATGATGAAGGAGAAGATTGAGAAGATGAGCAGTGAGATTTCATCTCTTTCACACACAATCAGAGTCATAGAGAAGCAGATGACAGCTGAAGATGTTTCATTCCTACAG GACTTTAAGAGCACAATGGAGAG AGTTCAGTGTAGAACGTCAGATCCAGAGGACATCTCAGGAATGATGATCAATGTAGCAAAACATCTCAGCAACCTGAAGTTTACTGTCATACACAAGATGAAGGAGAAAGTTGAATACA ttccAGTGACTTTGGACCCAAACACTGCTGACCGTCGTCTCCTTCTGTCTGATGATCTGACCAGTGTGAGACTCAGTAAAGATGCAGCGCTGCTTCCTGATAATCCAGAGAGATTTGTTGTCtctaagtgtgttttgggttCAGAGAGCTTTAATTCAGGGATTCACTGCTGGGATGTTCAGGTTGGAGACAACACGTTCTGGTGTCTGGGTGTGATGACAGAATCTGCAGAGAGGAAGAAGAGCATATTCTCCAGCAGTGGAATCTGGTGTGTGAGGTATTTCTCTGGTAAATATGCTTCAGTCATTACACCGGGACCATCTCTTCTCCCAGTGAAAGTGAAACTCGAGAGAATCAGAGTTGAGTTGGATTATGAGAGAGGAAAACTGTCATTCTCTGATCCTCTcactaacacacacatacacactttcacacacacatttactgaAAGAGTTTATCCATGGTTCTATGTTTGGTGTAATATTTCTCCTCTGGTGATCTTACCGGTAAAATCATCTGAAAAACTCTGA